The Syntrophorhabdus sp. genome has a window encoding:
- a CDS encoding DUF91 domain-containing protein, with protein sequence MGDIKLFRIGKTKVQQLGGKSLALERSLQTMIEKHLEELLGVRFLATEYSTGKTHRGRIDTLGIDENGCPVIIEYKRATNENVINQGLFYLDWLMDHKADFRILVQETIGKKASENIEWSNPRLLCIAGDFTKYDEHAVQQINRNIELIRYVRYPEDLFLLELVNAVQAGRAAEAPSAVVAGHTYKTVAQHIDDAPESLKDLFEELKQMLLSFGDDVQVSILKFYVSFKRIKNFACVELRPKDHSILAHLNLSPADVKLEKDFTRDVSKIGHYGTGDLEVRIHSKDDLERARTLFEKSYEAS encoded by the coding sequence ATGGGCGATATCAAGCTATTCCGGATTGGCAAGACCAAGGTGCAGCAGCTTGGGGGGAAGTCGCTGGCATTGGAGCGGTCGCTGCAGACGATGATCGAGAAGCATCTGGAGGAGTTGCTGGGAGTGCGCTTCCTGGCGACGGAGTATTCGACGGGGAAGACGCACCGGGGTCGCATCGATACGCTGGGCATCGATGAGAACGGATGCCCGGTGATCATCGAGTACAAGCGAGCCACCAACGAGAACGTCATCAACCAAGGGCTGTTTTACCTGGACTGGTTGATGGACCACAAGGCCGATTTCAGAATCCTGGTGCAGGAGACCATAGGCAAGAAAGCTTCAGAGAACATCGAGTGGAGTAACCCGCGGTTGTTGTGCATCGCCGGGGATTTCACCAAGTACGACGAACACGCCGTGCAGCAGATCAACCGCAACATTGAGTTGATTCGGTACGTGCGGTATCCCGAGGACCTCTTCCTGCTCGAACTGGTTAACGCAGTGCAGGCGGGGCGGGCCGCAGAGGCGCCGAGCGCGGTTGTTGCCGGGCACACGTACAAGACCGTCGCACAGCACATTGACGACGCACCGGAATCGCTGAAGGACCTCTTTGAGGAGTTAAAGCAGATGCTCTTGTCGTTTGGAGACGATGTACAGGTGAGTATCCTGAAGTTCTACGTGTCGTTCAAGCGGATCAAGAACTTTGCATGCGTGGAGTTGCGGCCAAAAGACCACTCCATTCTCGCGCACCTGAATCTGTCGCCAGCAGACGTGAAACTGGAGAAAGACTTCACCCGCGACGTCAGCAAAATCGGCCATTACGGCACTGGCGACCTCGAAGTCCGTATCCATTCCAAGGACGACCTGGAAAGAGCCCGGACGCTGTTCGAGAAGTCCTACGAAGCGAGTTGA